From the Candidatus Methylomirabilota bacterium genome, one window contains:
- a CDS encoding HAMP domain-containing protein, with amino-acid sequence MATLPASPPDEIDSGTLLTALKTLRRGDFSVRLPMNWPGMAGKIADTFNDIAEMNEHLASELERLNRVVGEQGRIHQRAGASGMTGGWAECVSSVNSLIDDLVTPTQEMARVIGAVAKGDLSQSMVLETDEGRLEGEFLRTAVVVNSMVAQLSSFASEVTRVVREVGTEGKLGGQANVKRVAGTWKDLTDSVNSMAGNLTGQVRNIAEVTTAVANGDLSKKITVDVKGEFFELKNTINTMVDQLRSFGSEVTRVAREVGTEGKLGGQAKVEGVSGTWKDLTDSVNFMASNLTSQVRNIADVTKAVAAGDLSKKITVDVKGEILELKNTVNTMVDQLRSFAAEVTRVAREVGTDGKLGGQADVRDVAGTWKDLTDSVNFMASNLTSQVRNIADVTKAVAAGDLSKKITVDVKGEILELKNTVNTMVDQLSSFAAEVTRMAREVGTDGKLGGQADVRDVAGTWKDLTDSVNFMASNLTSQVRNIADVTKAVAAGDLSKKITVEVKGEILELKNTVNTMVDQLSSFAAEVTRVAREVGTEGKLGGQATVRGVAGTWKDLTDSVNLMASNLTVQLRDVSKVSTAIASGDLTQSITVDVSGEILQIKDVINTMVRQLSSFASEVTRVAREVGTEGRLGGQAEVKGVAGTWKDLTDSVNFMASNLTNQVRNIAYVTKAVAAGDLSKKVAVEVKGEILELKDTVNTMVDQLSSFASEVTRVAREVGTEGKLGGQADVRDVAGTWKDLTDSVNFMASNLTNQVRNIAEVTTAVARGDLSKHITVDVKGEILELKNTVNTMVDQLSSFAAEVTRVAREVGTEGRLGGQAEVKGVAGTWKDLTDSVNFMASNLTGQVRNIADVTTAVANGDLSRKITVDVRGEILELKDTINTMVDQLRSFAAEVTRVAREVGTEGRLGGQADVKGVAGTWKDLTDSVNFMASNLTNQVRNIADVTKAVAAGDLSKKITVEVKGEILELKNTVNTMVDQLSSFAAEVTRVAREVGTEGKLGGQAQVQDVSGTWRGLTENVNFMAANLTSQVRGIAKVVTAVANGDLRLKLTVEAKGEIAELADTINGMIDTLATFADQVTTVAREVGVDGELGGQARVPGAAGTWKDLTDNVNQLAANLTTQVRAIAEVATAVTKGDLTQSIKVQAQGEVAALKDNINEMIRNLKDTTLKNSEQDWLKTNLAKFSRMLQGQKDLVTVARLILSELAPVVHARHGVFYILKGAEEPAKLTLLASYAHERPGTVADEFFLGEGLVGQCALEKQKILLTSVPPDYIRISSGLGHSVPVNIIVLPILFEGQVKAVLELASFDQINAAGHALLDQLTESIGIVINTIEANMRTEDLLTQSQSLAGELQSRQEELQNTNQELQEKARLLAHQNVEVERKNQEVEQARKALEEKAEQLALTSKYKSEFLANMSHELRTPLNSLLILSDQLSKNPDGNLTGKQTEFAKTIHSSGTDLLLLINDILDLSKIESGTVAVDILELRLADLHNYVERTFRHVAESKGLEFTVNLDPALPKAMLTDAKRLQQVIKNLLSNAFKFTRQGGVSLTIRPAEGDARGLSESLRSADSVLAFAVEDTGIGIPTDKQLIIFEAFQQADGSTSRKYGGTGLGLAISREIARLLGGEIHLVSAPGRGSTFTLYLPQTHSPQSSTRHAPVLVETMNWPAVAPMRDDEPPPRMMPNEAGDDRDAIQPGDRTLLIVENDVAFVRLLVDVAHEANFKTLVTAFGTTALALARQYQPSAVSLDISLPDIDGWRVLERLKNDLETRHIPVKVITTGEDLTRGSALGALSVLAKPVKTREELVEAIEGLRRYVDRAKKYLILVHPEDAARDTLIELLASDDSNIVAVPTISAAADWLCTDRADCLVLGTKPEESELEALSDVAGGSARDIPLIVYGPGELGEMVEGMIKSSGSELSVISVTSPERLLDECALRLHRPVGRMSERQRQILEEMHYGSRGLAGRRVLIVDDDIRNIFALTSILERHDMSIVSAETGRAAVDILNAAHDIEVVLMDIMMPEMDGFETTRTIRADGRFKSLPIIAVTAKAMKGDRERCIEAGASDYLAKPVDPEELVAKLRAWLLR; translated from the coding sequence ATGGCTACTCTTCCGGCCTCCCCCCCCGACGAGATAGATTCCGGCACCCTCCTCACCGCCTTGAAGACGCTGAGGAGGGGCGACTTCTCCGTCCGGCTGCCCATGAACTGGCCGGGCATGGCCGGAAAAATTGCCGACACCTTCAACGACATCGCGGAGATGAACGAGCATCTGGCCTCGGAACTCGAGCGCCTGAACCGCGTGGTCGGTGAGCAGGGCAGGATCCATCAGCGTGCGGGGGCCTCGGGGATGACTGGCGGGTGGGCGGAGTGCGTCTCCTCGGTGAACTCGCTCATCGACGATCTGGTCACCCCGACGCAGGAGATGGCGCGCGTGATCGGCGCCGTGGCCAAGGGGGACCTCTCGCAGTCGATGGTCCTCGAGACCGATGAGGGGCGGCTCGAGGGTGAGTTCCTCCGCACCGCGGTAGTCGTCAACAGCATGGTCGCCCAGCTGAGCTCCTTCGCCTCCGAGGTCACCCGCGTGGTTCGGGAGGTGGGCACGGAAGGCAAGCTCGGGGGGCAGGCGAACGTCAAGCGCGTGGCCGGGACCTGGAAAGACCTGACGGACAGTGTCAACTCGATGGCGGGCAACCTGACGGGCCAGGTGCGGAATATCGCGGAGGTGACCACGGCCGTCGCGAACGGCGACCTCTCGAAGAAGATCACCGTGGACGTGAAAGGCGAATTCTTCGAGCTGAAGAACACCATCAACACCATGGTCGACCAGCTCAGGTCCTTCGGTTCCGAGGTCACCAGGGTGGCGCGGGAAGTCGGCACGGAAGGCAAGCTCGGCGGCCAGGCCAAGGTGGAAGGCGTCTCGGGCACCTGGAAGGATCTCACGGACAGCGTCAACTTCATGGCGAGCAACCTCACGAGCCAGGTGCGCAACATCGCCGACGTCACCAAGGCGGTGGCCGCGGGCGACCTTTCGAAGAAGATCACCGTCGACGTCAAGGGCGAGATTCTCGAGCTCAAGAACACCGTGAACACCATGGTCGACCAGCTGCGGTCGTTCGCGGCGGAGGTGACGCGGGTGGCCCGCGAGGTCGGCACGGACGGCAAGCTGGGCGGCCAGGCCGACGTGCGGGACGTGGCGGGAACGTGGAAGGACCTGACGGACAGCGTCAACTTCATGGCGAGCAACCTCACGAGCCAGGTCCGCAACATCGCCGACGTCACCAAGGCGGTGGCCGCCGGTGATCTGTCGAAGAAGATCACCGTGGACGTCAAGGGCGAGATCCTCGAACTCAAGAACACTGTCAACACCATGGTCGACCAGCTGAGCTCCTTCGCGGCGGAGGTGACGCGGATGGCCCGCGAGGTCGGCACCGACGGCAAGCTGGGGGGCCAGGCCGACGTGCGGGACGTGGCGGGGACGTGGAAGGACCTCACGGACAGCGTCAACTTCATGGCGAGCAATCTCACCAGCCAGGTGCGGAATATCGCGGACGTGACGAAGGCCGTGGCGGCCGGCGATCTCTCGAAGAAGATCACCGTGGAGGTCAAGGGCGAGATCCTTGAACTTAAAAATACGGTTAACACCATGGTGGACCAGCTCAGCTCCTTCGCGGCCGAGGTGACCCGCGTGGCCCGCGAAGTGGGGACGGAGGGCAAGCTGGGCGGCCAGGCCACGGTGAGAGGGGTGGCGGGCACGTGGAAGGATCTCACGGACAGCGTGAATCTCATGGCGAGCAACCTGACCGTCCAGCTCCGTGACGTGTCCAAGGTCTCAACCGCCATCGCCTCCGGTGACCTGACCCAGAGCATCACCGTCGACGTGAGCGGCGAGATCCTCCAGATCAAGGACGTGATCAACACCATGGTCCGGCAGCTCAGCTCCTTCGCCTCGGAGGTCACGCGGGTGGCCCGCGAGGTGGGCACCGAAGGCCGCCTGGGCGGCCAAGCGGAGGTCAAAGGCGTCGCGGGAACCTGGAAGGATCTGACGGACAGCGTCAATTTCATGGCGAGCAACCTGACAAACCAGGTGCGCAACATCGCCTATGTCACCAAGGCGGTGGCGGCGGGCGATCTCTCGAAGAAGGTCGCCGTCGAGGTCAAGGGCGAGATCCTCGAGCTCAAGGACACCGTGAATACGATGGTGGACCAGCTGAGCTCCTTCGCCTCCGAAGTGACGCGGGTGGCGCGCGAGGTGGGGACGGAGGGCAAGCTGGGCGGCCAGGCGGATGTCCGCGACGTGGCGGGCACGTGGAAGGACCTGACGGACAGCGTCAACTTCATGGCGAGCAACCTCACGAACCAGGTGCGCAACATCGCCGAGGTCACCACGGCCGTCGCGCGCGGCGATCTGTCGAAGCACATCACCGTCGATGTCAAGGGCGAGATCCTTGAACTTAAAAATACGGTTAACACCATGGTGGACCAGCTCAGCTCCTTCGCCGCCGAGGTGACGAGGGTGGCCCGCGAGGTGGGCACCGAGGGACGCCTGGGCGGCCAGGCGGAGGTCAAGGGCGTCGCGGGAACGTGGAAGGATCTGACGGACAGCGTCAACTTCATGGCGAGCAACCTCACCGGTCAGGTCCGCAACATCGCGGACGTCACCACCGCCGTGGCCAATGGCGACCTCTCACGGAAGATCACCGTGGACGTCCGCGGCGAGATCCTGGAGCTGAAGGACACCATCAACACCATGGTCGACCAGCTCCGCTCGTTCGCGGCGGAGGTGACGAGGGTGGCCCGCGAGGTGGGGACGGAAGGCCGGCTGGGCGGCCAGGCCGACGTCAAGGGCGTGGCGGGGACCTGGAAGGATCTCACGGACAGCGTCAACTTCATGGCGAGCAACCTCACGAACCAGGTGCGCAACATCGCCGACGTCACCAAGGCGGTGGCCGCGGGCGATCTCTCGAAGAAGATCACCGTCGAGGTCAAGGGCGAGATCCTTGAACTTAAAAATACGGTTAACACGATGGTGGACCAGCTCAGCTCCTTCGCCGCCGAGGTGACGCGGGTGGCCCGCGAGGTGGGCACCGAGGGCAAGCTGGGCGGTCAGGCGCAGGTGCAAGACGTCTCCGGTACGTGGCGCGGTCTCACGGAGAACGTCAACTTCATGGCCGCGAACCTCACCAGCCAGGTGCGCGGTATCGCGAAGGTCGTGACGGCGGTCGCCAACGGCGATCTCCGGCTCAAGCTGACCGTGGAGGCCAAGGGCGAGATCGCGGAGCTCGCGGATACGATCAACGGCATGATCGATACGCTGGCCACCTTCGCGGATCAGGTCACCACGGTCGCTCGCGAGGTCGGGGTGGACGGCGAGCTCGGCGGGCAGGCGCGCGTGCCGGGGGCGGCGGGAACATGGAAGGACCTCACGGATAACGTGAACCAGCTGGCCGCGAACCTGACCACGCAGGTCCGGGCCATCGCCGAGGTGGCCACGGCGGTGACCAAGGGCGACCTGACGCAGTCCATCAAGGTCCAGGCGCAGGGGGAGGTGGCCGCCCTCAAGGACAACATCAACGAGATGATCCGCAACCTCAAGGACACCACCCTCAAGAACAGCGAGCAGGACTGGCTGAAGACCAACCTCGCCAAGTTCAGCCGGATGCTCCAGGGCCAGAAGGATCTCGTCACGGTGGCGCGGCTCATTCTCTCCGAGCTGGCCCCCGTGGTCCACGCGCGGCACGGCGTGTTCTACATCCTGAAAGGCGCCGAGGAGCCCGCCAAGCTCACGTTGCTCGCCAGCTACGCGCACGAGCGACCGGGAACGGTGGCCGACGAGTTCTTCCTCGGGGAGGGCCTGGTGGGGCAGTGCGCCCTCGAGAAGCAGAAGATCCTGCTCACCAGCGTGCCCCCGGACTACATCCGGATCTCCTCGGGACTGGGGCACTCCGTTCCCGTGAACATCATCGTGCTGCCCATCCTGTTCGAGGGCCAGGTCAAGGCGGTGCTGGAGCTGGCCTCGTTCGATCAGATCAACGCGGCCGGCCATGCCCTGCTCGATCAGCTGACCGAGAGCATCGGGATCGTGATCAACACGATCGAGGCGAACATGCGGACGGAGGATCTCCTGACCCAGTCCCAGTCGCTGGCCGGGGAGCTGCAGAGCCGGCAGGAGGAGCTTCAGAACACCAACCAGGAGCTCCAGGAGAAGGCCCGCCTCCTCGCCCACCAGAACGTCGAGGTGGAGCGCAAGAACCAGGAGGTCGAGCAGGCCCGCAAGGCGCTCGAAGAGAAGGCCGAGCAGCTCGCCCTCACCTCGAAGTACAAGTCCGAGTTCCTCGCCAACATGTCGCACGAGCTTCGCACGCCTCTCAACAGCCTCCTCATCCTGTCCGACCAGCTCTCCAAGAATCCCGACGGGAATCTCACGGGCAAGCAGACGGAGTTCGCCAAGACCATCCACTCTTCGGGGACCGACCTTCTTCTCCTCATCAATGACATCCTCGACCTCTCCAAGATCGAGTCGGGGACGGTGGCCGTCGACATCCTGGAGCTTCGGCTCGCCGACCTGCACAACTACGTGGAGCGCACCTTCCGTCATGTCGCGGAGTCGAAGGGGCTCGAGTTCACGGTCAATCTGGATCCCGCGTTGCCCAAGGCCATGCTGACCGACGCGAAGCGGTTGCAGCAGGTGATCAAGAACCTCCTGTCGAACGCGTTCAAGTTCACCCGTCAGGGAGGGGTATCGCTGACCATCAGACCGGCCGAGGGTGACGCGCGCGGGCTCAGCGAGAGTCTCCGGAGCGCCGATTCCGTGCTCGCCTTCGCGGTGGAGGATACCGGCATCGGCATTCCCACCGACAAGCAGCTGATCATCTTCGAGGCCTTCCAGCAGGCGGACGGCAGCACCAGTCGCAAATACGGGGGGACCGGTCTCGGCCTCGCCATCAGCCGTGAGATCGCGCGGCTGCTCGGCGGGGAAATCCATCTCGTGAGCGCTCCGGGGCGCGGCAGCACGTTCACCCTGTACCTGCCCCAGACGCATTCGCCGCAAAGCTCGACCCGGCACGCCCCGGTGCTCGTCGAGACGATGAACTGGCCCGCGGTGGCTCCCATGCGCGATGACGAGCCGCCGCCGCGGATGATGCCGAACGAGGCGGGGGACGATCGAGACGCGATCCAGCCCGGAGACCGGACGCTCCTCATCGTGGAAAACGATGTCGCCTTCGTCCGGCTCCTCGTGGACGTGGCGCACGAAGCGAACTTCAAGACGCTCGTCACGGCCTTTGGCACGACCGCCCTCGCCCTCGCCCGCCAGTATCAGCCGTCGGCGGTCAGTCTCGACATCTCGCTTCCCGACATCGATGGCTGGCGCGTGCTGGAGCGTCTCAAGAACGATCTGGAAACGCGACACATCCCCGTCAAGGTGATCACCACGGGCGAGGACCTCACGCGCGGGAGCGCGCTGGGGGCCCTGTCGGTCCTCGCCAAGCCCGTCAAGACGCGCGAGGAGCTGGTGGAGGCCATCGAGGGGCTCCGGCGCTACGTCGATCGGGCGAAGAAGTATCTCATCCTCGTCCATCCCGAGGATGCGGCGCGGGACACGCTCATCGAGCTGCTCGCCTCGGACGACAGCAATATCGTCGCCGTTCCGACCATCTCCGCCGCCGCCGACTGGCTCTGCACGGACCGAGCCGACTGCCTCGTCCTGGGCACCAAGCCGGAAGAGAGCGAGCTGGAGGCCCTGAGCGACGTGGCGGGGGGAAGCGCCCGGGACATCCCTCTCATCGTGTATGGCCCGGGGGAGCTGGGTGAGATGGTCGAAGGCATGATCAAATCGAGCGGGAGCGAGCTCAGCGTGATCTCGGTGACGTCGCCCGAGCGCCTCCTGGACGAGTGCGCCCTCCGACTTCATCGCCCCGTGGGCAGGATGTCGGAGCGTCAGCGCCAGATCCTCGAAGAGATGCACTACGGGAGCCGAGGCCTCGCGGGCCGGCGGGTGCTCATCGTCGATGACGACATCCGGAACATCTTCGCCCTCACGAGCATCCTGGAGCGGCACGACATGAGCATCGTGTCGGCGGAGACGGGTCGTGCGGCCGTGGACATTCTCAATGCCGCCCACGACATCGAAGTCGTGCTCATGGACATCATGATGCCCGAGATGGATGGGTTCGAGACGACGCGGACCATCCGGGCGGACGGACGCTTCAAGAGCCTGCCCATCATCGCGGTGACCGCGAAAGCCATGAAGGGCGACCGCGAGCGGTGCATCGAGGCCGGGGCCTCGGACTATCTGGCCAAGCCGGTCGATCCCGAGGAGCTGGTCGCGAAACTCCGCGCCTGGCTGCTCCGGTAG
- a CDS encoding response regulator has product MTSPPGGRVGRVNILVVDDRPAKLIAMEALLADLGENVVCVGSGADALRQLLDREFAVILLDVNMPDMDGFEAAALIRQRPRLQHIPIIFMTAGSDDTHALQGYSLGAVDYILTPVVPEVLRTKVKVFVELFKMTEQLKRQAEERVALAEEQARRAAAEAANLRAVFLGDAGKSMVRSLDLETTANTILDLMVPDFGDFAVLRLSAAGGDTVHMRSRETPDASADMEASVAPSMERAIRSLGSQLVIESRGGEGVVRGVACPLHARGTTLGVLAVGGARATYDPVRIMMVEDLCTRAAIAIDNCLLYREIEQRDLRKEQFVAMLAHELRNPLGAITSALGVLERVGGDPADRARSVIRRQLQNLTHLVDDLLDVSRITTGKISLSRSTLNLVESVERCLKTLEAGERMVGHVISVQSEDAWIEADSVRIDQILINLIGNALKYTPAGGSIDIRVRLEGDDSVVEIADTGVGMSREALAHAFDLFFQADRAPERTQGGLGIGLSLSRQLVELHGGSVEAASDGEGCGSRFTIRFPRSAPPAPHEGGATVSGHEIDRSRILLVEDNEDAREMLQMLLTLAGHEVYGACDGPSGIEMARTVGPDIAVIDLGLPGVDGYEVARQLRAGQRKDLGLIALSGYGQAEDRRKALEAGFDTHIVKPVDPSLLSTVIASLQRRRPSPSDRTPS; this is encoded by the coding sequence ATGACCTCCCCGCCGGGGGGCCGCGTGGGTCGGGTCAACATCCTGGTCGTGGACGACCGGCCGGCCAAGCTCATCGCCATGGAGGCCTTGCTCGCGGACCTCGGGGAGAATGTGGTGTGTGTCGGCTCAGGAGCGGACGCGCTCCGTCAGCTCCTGGACCGGGAGTTCGCGGTCATTTTGCTCGACGTCAACATGCCGGACATGGATGGCTTCGAGGCGGCCGCCCTCATCCGTCAGCGCCCGCGCCTGCAGCACATTCCCATCATCTTCATGACGGCGGGAAGTGACGACACGCACGCCCTCCAGGGCTACTCCCTGGGTGCCGTCGACTACATCCTCACGCCTGTGGTGCCCGAAGTGCTGAGAACGAAGGTCAAGGTGTTCGTCGAGCTGTTCAAGATGACCGAGCAGCTGAAGCGGCAGGCCGAGGAGCGGGTCGCTCTCGCCGAGGAGCAGGCGCGGCGGGCGGCCGCGGAGGCGGCGAACCTCAGGGCCGTGTTCCTCGGCGATGCCGGCAAGAGCATGGTCCGGTCGCTCGACCTCGAGACGACGGCCAATACCATCCTCGACCTGATGGTGCCCGATTTCGGTGACTTCGCGGTGCTGCGGCTGTCCGCGGCCGGGGGCGACACCGTGCATATGCGGAGCCGGGAGACTCCCGACGCGTCCGCCGACATGGAAGCATCTGTGGCCCCGAGCATGGAGCGGGCCATCAGGTCGCTGGGAAGTCAGCTCGTCATCGAGAGTCGGGGAGGGGAGGGGGTGGTGCGCGGTGTCGCGTGCCCCCTGCACGCGCGCGGAACGACTCTGGGCGTGCTGGCGGTGGGCGGGGCGCGCGCGACGTATGACCCTGTCCGCATCATGATGGTCGAGGATCTGTGCACGAGAGCGGCCATCGCCATCGACAATTGCCTGCTCTATCGCGAGATCGAGCAGCGCGATCTCCGGAAGGAGCAGTTCGTGGCCATGCTCGCCCACGAGCTGCGGAACCCGCTGGGGGCCATCACCTCCGCCCTCGGCGTCCTGGAGAGGGTGGGAGGGGATCCCGCCGATCGCGCGCGCAGCGTCATCCGGCGGCAGCTGCAGAACCTGACGCATCTGGTCGACGACCTCCTCGACGTCAGCCGGATCACCACGGGGAAGATCAGCCTCAGCCGCTCGACCCTCAACCTGGTGGAGAGCGTGGAGCGTTGCTTGAAAACGCTCGAGGCGGGAGAGAGGATGGTCGGCCACGTGATCAGCGTGCAGAGCGAGGATGCGTGGATCGAGGCGGATTCGGTGCGGATAGACCAGATCCTGATCAACCTGATCGGGAACGCGCTCAAGTACACCCCGGCCGGAGGGAGCATCGACATCCGAGTACGCTTGGAGGGCGACGACAGCGTCGTGGAGATCGCGGACACCGGGGTGGGCATGTCGCGGGAGGCCCTCGCGCATGCCTTCGACCTCTTCTTTCAAGCGGACCGCGCGCCCGAGCGCACGCAAGGCGGGCTGGGGATCGGCCTGTCCCTGTCCCGGCAGCTCGTGGAGCTCCACGGCGGAAGCGTGGAGGCGGCGAGCGACGGCGAGGGATGCGGCAGCCGGTTCACCATCCGGTTCCCCCGGAGCGCCCCGCCCGCTCCCCATGAAGGGGGAGCCACCGTCTCCGGGCACGAGATCGATCGGAGCCGCATCCTCCTCGTCGAGGACAATGAGGACGCCCGCGAGATGCTGCAGATGCTCCTCACCCTGGCCGGCCACGAGGTCTACGGCGCCTGCGACGGTCCCAGCGGCATCGAGATGGCGCGCACGGTTGGCCCCGATATCGCCGTGATCGATCTCGGCTTGCCGGGAGTGGATGGCTACGAGGTGGCTCGCCAGCTCCGCGCCGGCCAACGCAAGGACCTGGGGCTGATCGCGTTGAGCGGATACGGTCAAGCCGAGGATCGCCGGAAGGCGCTCGAGGCCGGATTCGACACGCATATCGTCAAGCCGGTCGATCCAAGCCTTCTCTCGACGGTGATCGCCTCGCTGCAGCGACGGCGACCTTCGCCGAGCGACCGCACGCCTTCTTGA
- the lipA gene encoding lipoyl synthase: MGISLPLLDSPRPAAAPKPAWLKVRAPGGPNYIRLKGLMRQWNLHSVCEEAHCPNIGECWEDSTATFMILGDICTRNCGYCAVAHGKPVWEDREEPERVGHAVRELGLEHVVITSVNRDDLADGGAGVFAATVRAIRREAPACRVELLIPDFQGQAQALQTVIDAGPDILNHNTETVPRLYKLARHGGRYERTLELFRRARRAAPSLLTKSGIILGLGEEQEELLETMRDLHAAHVNILTLGQYLRPSAQHLPVARYYTPDEFAELGEAGRALGFAHVESGPLVRSSYHAKRHVPVNHTINAVGGTGGGAAPLPPRT; the protein is encoded by the coding sequence ATGGGAATTTCTCTCCCTCTCCTGGACTCACCCAGGCCCGCAGCCGCGCCCAAGCCGGCGTGGCTCAAGGTGCGCGCGCCCGGAGGCCCGAACTACATCCGATTGAAGGGGCTGATGCGGCAGTGGAACCTTCACTCCGTGTGCGAGGAAGCGCATTGCCCGAACATCGGCGAGTGCTGGGAGGACTCGACGGCGACCTTCATGATCCTGGGCGATATCTGCACGCGGAACTGCGGGTATTGCGCGGTGGCGCATGGCAAGCCCGTCTGGGAGGACCGTGAGGAGCCCGAGCGCGTGGGGCACGCCGTGCGCGAGCTCGGCCTGGAGCACGTGGTGATCACCTCGGTGAACCGTGATGACCTCGCCGACGGTGGCGCGGGGGTCTTCGCGGCCACCGTCCGCGCCATTCGTCGCGAGGCGCCGGCCTGCCGCGTGGAGCTCCTGATTCCCGATTTCCAGGGTCAGGCCCAGGCGCTCCAGACCGTCATCGACGCCGGACCCGATATCCTCAACCACAACACGGAGACGGTGCCCCGCCTGTACAAGCTGGCCCGCCACGGCGGCCGCTACGAGCGCACCCTCGAGCTCTTCCGCCGCGCCCGCCGGGCCGCGCCGAGCCTCCTGACGAAGTCGGGCATCATCCTGGGCCTGGGCGAGGAGCAGGAGGAGCTGCTCGAGACGATGCGTGATCTCCACGCTGCCCACGTCAATATCCTCACCCTGGGGCAGTATCTGCGGCCCTCGGCCCAGCACCTGCCCGTGGCCCGGTACTACACCCCCGACGAATTCGCCGAGCTGGGCGAGGCAGGACGCGCCCTGGGCTTCGCCCACGTCGAGTCCGGTCCGCTCGTGCGCTCGTCCTATCACGCCAAGCGCCACGTCCCCGTGAACCATACGATCAATGCGGTGGGGGGGACTGGGGGAGGAGCGGCGCCGCTCCCCCCCAGAACTTAA
- the ndhC gene encoding NADH-quinone oxidoreductase subunit A: MEYLPILMVFAVSAVVAGTLLGIPGLIAPKRYSPIKMEPFECGKDPIALPEGRFAIKFSTIAIFFIIFDIELLFIWPWATVFRGLGWFGFSVMLVFLGILMLGFLYIWQKRGLEWE; the protein is encoded by the coding sequence ATGGAATATCTTCCGATTCTGATGGTGTTCGCCGTCTCGGCGGTGGTGGCGGGAACGCTCCTCGGCATCCCCGGGCTGATCGCCCCCAAGCGCTACTCGCCGATCAAGATGGAGCCGTTCGAGTGTGGCAAGGACCCCATCGCGCTGCCGGAGGGCCGCTTCGCGATCAAGTTCTCGACCATCGCGATCTTCTTCATCATCTTCGACATCGAGCTGCTCTTCATCTGGCCCTGGGCCACGGTGTTCCGCGGTCTGGGGTGGTTCGGCTTCTCCGTCATGCTCGTCTTCCTCGGCATTCTCATGCTGGGCTTTCTCTACATCTGGCAGAAGCGAGGTCTCGAATGGGAGTAG
- a CDS encoding NADH-quinone oxidoreductase subunit B — translation MGVGSFFTSKLDEAIGWARKYSIFQYPFVTACCGMEYMATACSHYDVDRFGAGLPRFSPRQADVLFVVGTISHKMAPVLKRVYDQMCEPKWVVAFGVCTCTGGFYDNYATVQGIDTIIPVDVYIPGCPPRPESVIDGLMKLQDKIAAGAQRY, via the coding sequence ATGGGAGTAGGCTCCTTCTTCACCTCCAAGCTCGACGAGGCGATCGGCTGGGCCCGGAAGTACTCCATCTTCCAGTACCCGTTCGTGACGGCGTGCTGCGGCATGGAGTACATGGCCACGGCGTGCTCGCACTATGATGTCGACCGCTTCGGGGCGGGGCTGCCCCGCTTCTCCCCTCGCCAGGCCGACGTCCTCTTCGTGGTCGGCACCATCAGTCACAAGATGGCCCCCGTGCTCAAGCGCGTCTACGATCAGATGTGCGAGCCCAAGTGGGTGGTGGCCTTCGGCGTCTGCACGTGCACGGGCGGTTTCTACGACAACTACGCGACGGTCCAGGGGATCGATACCATCATCCCCGTCGACGTCTATATTCCCGGTTGCCCGCCCCGTCCCGAAAGCGTCATCGATGGTCTGATGAAGCTGCAGGACAAGATCGCGGCCGGCGCCCAGCGCTACTAG
- a CDS encoding NADH-quinone oxidoreductase subunit C has protein sequence MDGSAILARLRARLGPRALDTHERLGDHTVLVARDGILDALAFCRDDAELRFDMLMDLTAVDYQKFPGREDGPRFDVVYHLYSIPRNHRVRLKVQVEEDDALVPTATSLWPIANWLEREVWDMFGIRFEGHPDLRRLLLYEEFVGHPLRKDYPMTRRQPLIGPKV, from the coding sequence ATGGACGGATCCGCCATCCTCGCGCGCCTGCGCGCCCGCCTGGGCCCCCGCGCTCTCGACACGCACGAGCGCCTGGGGGACCATACCGTCCTCGTCGCGCGTGACGGGATCCTCGATGCCCTCGCCTTCTGCCGTGATGACGCCGAGCTCAGGTTCGACATGCTGATGGACCTGACCGCGGTCGACTACCAGAAATTCCCGGGGCGAGAGGACGGGCCCCGCTTCGACGTCGTCTATCACCTGTACTCGATTCCTCGCAACCACCGTGTCCGGCTCAAGGTCCAGGTCGAGGAGGACGACGCGCTCGTGCCCACGGCCACCTCACTCTGGCCCATCGCCAACTGGCTCGAGCGCGAGGTGTGGGACATGTTCGGCATCCGCTTCGAGGGCCATCCAGATCTCCGCCGCCTGCTCCTCTACGAGGAGTTCGTGGGGCATCCGCTGCGCAAGGACTACCCCATGACGCGTCGGCAGCCGCTCATCGGCCCGAAAGTGTAG